In Paeniglutamicibacter kerguelensis, one genomic interval encodes:
- a CDS encoding pseudouridine synthase, translating to MTQGSRSSRGNQRPQGSGSGNGNGRGRGAAGAGRSNSNPRSASERGGESTSGSWSKTHGGPKQGKKPGTGSGAKKYTGPKAFGKERFGQNLGPVKADRPNKPTQRERAQAAHSDLEGVRLQKVMANAGVASRRVCEEMIAGGRVEVNGALVVEPGVRIDPERDTVHVDGMRLQLNEEMKYFVFNKPRNVVSTMEDPEGRKCISDFIRKKGQERLFHVGRLDYQTEGLLILTNDGEMANRLSHPSYEVPKTYLVQVRGPMANGVGAQMKKGIKLEDGWASVDSFRLIDSTPGYLLIEVVLHSGRNRIVRRLFDAVGHPVTRLVRVQVGPIRLGDQKQGTIRPLGNQEVGHLLALVGM from the coding sequence ATGACCCAGGGATCGCGCTCAAGCCGCGGCAACCAGCGCCCACAAGGCTCCGGCTCCGGTAACGGCAACGGCCGCGGCCGAGGAGCAGCCGGCGCAGGCCGCTCGAACTCCAACCCGCGCTCGGCCTCCGAACGCGGCGGCGAATCCACCTCGGGTTCATGGTCCAAGACCCACGGCGGCCCCAAGCAGGGCAAGAAGCCGGGAACCGGCTCCGGTGCCAAGAAGTACACGGGCCCCAAGGCCTTCGGCAAGGAACGCTTCGGCCAGAATCTCGGTCCGGTCAAGGCCGACCGCCCCAACAAGCCGACCCAGCGCGAGCGCGCCCAGGCCGCACACTCGGATCTCGAGGGCGTGCGCCTGCAGAAGGTCATGGCCAACGCCGGCGTGGCATCCCGCCGCGTCTGCGAGGAAATGATTGCCGGTGGCCGCGTTGAGGTCAACGGTGCCCTGGTCGTCGAGCCGGGCGTCCGCATCGACCCGGAGCGCGACACCGTGCACGTGGACGGCATGCGCCTGCAGCTCAACGAGGAGATGAAGTACTTCGTCTTCAACAAGCCGCGCAACGTCGTCTCCACCATGGAGGACCCGGAAGGCCGCAAGTGCATTTCCGACTTCATCCGCAAGAAGGGCCAGGAACGACTCTTCCACGTCGGTCGCCTTGACTACCAGACCGAGGGCCTGCTGATCCTCACCAACGACGGCGAGATGGCCAACCGCCTTTCGCACCCGTCCTACGAGGTTCCCAAGACCTACCTGGTGCAGGTCCGCGGCCCGATGGCCAACGGCGTCGGCGCCCAGATGAAAAAGGGCATCAAGCTCGAAGACGGCTGGGCCTCCGTGGACTCCTTCCGCCTGATCGACTCGACCCCCGGCTACCTGCTCATCGAGGTCGTCCTGCACTCGGGACGCAACCGCATCGTGCGCCGCCTCTTTGACGCGGTCGGCCACCCGGTGACCCGCCTGGTGCGCGTGCAGGTGGGCCCGATCCGCCTGGGCGACCAGAAGCAGGGCACCATCCGCCCCCTGGGCAACCAGGAAGTCGGACACCTGCTCGCACTGGTGGGGATGTAA
- a CDS encoding prephenate dehydrogenase: MPTTHLAGPVLVIGTGLLGTSVGLGLSQRGLNVWLSDPSPSAQTVAQDIGAGTIHTPGRPLAPELVVVGAPPDVTAQVVAQALLDYPMATVVDIASVKESILEAVRADTRITDAHLARYVGTHPMSGREKSGPAAARGELFTSMPWVVCAHTGSRGESVKTAEALAIDLGATVSRMNAQDHDSSVALISHFPQVASSLIASRLMNAPGHSLALAGNGLRDTTRIAASDPKLWIQILSHNANALVPILRGMHEDLERLIGTLEDPSAPGALLDLAQLMGEGNAGQARIPGKHGAPPQAFALVTIVVQDRPGQVAKLLVDIGDAGINVEDVRVEHSAGHQVGLVDVSVIPGRREELITVLSALGWKVVQ, from the coding sequence ATGCCCACCACGCACCTGGCCGGACCTGTATTGGTCATCGGGACCGGGCTGCTGGGCACCAGCGTTGGGCTGGGGCTTAGTCAGCGCGGCCTGAACGTATGGCTTTCCGACCCCTCGCCCAGCGCACAAACCGTGGCGCAGGACATCGGCGCGGGCACCATCCACACCCCCGGGCGCCCCCTGGCCCCGGAGCTGGTGGTTGTTGGCGCCCCGCCGGACGTCACTGCGCAGGTCGTCGCCCAGGCACTCCTTGACTACCCGATGGCCACCGTGGTGGACATCGCCAGCGTCAAGGAGTCGATCCTCGAGGCCGTGCGTGCGGACACGCGCATCACCGATGCGCACCTGGCCCGCTACGTGGGCACCCACCCGATGTCCGGGCGCGAGAAGTCGGGCCCGGCGGCGGCGCGCGGCGAGCTGTTCACCTCGATGCCGTGGGTGGTGTGTGCGCACACCGGATCCCGCGGCGAATCCGTGAAGACCGCCGAGGCCCTGGCCATCGACCTGGGTGCGACGGTGTCGCGGATGAACGCGCAGGACCACGATTCCTCCGTCGCGTTGATCTCGCACTTCCCGCAGGTCGCCTCCTCGTTGATCGCCTCTCGGCTGATGAACGCGCCGGGGCATTCGCTCGCGCTGGCCGGCAACGGCCTGCGCGACACCACCCGGATCGCGGCCAGCGACCCGAAGCTGTGGATCCAGATCCTCAGCCACAACGCCAATGCGCTGGTGCCCATCCTGCGCGGCATGCACGAGGACCTCGAACGCCTGATCGGCACGCTCGAGGACCCGAGCGCCCCCGGCGCACTGCTTGACCTCGCCCAGCTGATGGGGGAGGGCAACGCCGGACAGGCCCGGATCCCGGGCAAGCACGGCGCCCCCCCGCAGGCCTTTGCCCTGGTCACCATCGTGGTGCAGGACAGGCCGGGCCAGGTCGCCAAGCTGCTGGTGGACATCGGCGATGCGGGAATCAACGTGGAGGACGTCCGGGTCGAGCACTCGGCCGGGCACCAGGTGGGCCTTGTCGACGTCTCGGTGATCCCGGGCCGGCGCGAAGAATTGATCACAGTGCTCAGCGCACTTGGCTGGAAGGTTGTGCAGTAA
- the cmk gene encoding (d)CMP kinase: protein MQKIVVAVDGPSGSGKSSVSKEAARRLDAAYLDTGAMYRAVTWHALDAGTDLTDARAVAAAVKAADLFISTDPDLELVKIHGTDVTVAIREPFVSEAVSAVATNLEARKELVARQRAIIAAHDRIVAEGRDITTVVAPDADARILLTASEEARLRRRGIQLGGTQSAAELETQVLARDAKDSTVVNFHVAADGVATVDSSDLDFEETVTAVLAAITAQARS, encoded by the coding sequence ATGCAGAAAATCGTGGTGGCCGTCGACGGCCCCTCGGGCAGCGGCAAGTCCTCGGTCTCCAAGGAGGCCGCGCGCCGGCTGGACGCGGCGTACCTGGACACCGGTGCCATGTACCGCGCCGTGACCTGGCACGCCCTCGACGCGGGCACCGACCTGACCGACGCCCGGGCCGTTGCCGCCGCAGTCAAGGCCGCGGACCTGTTCATCTCCACCGACCCGGACCTCGAGCTGGTCAAGATCCACGGCACCGACGTGACCGTGGCGATCCGCGAACCGTTCGTCTCGGAGGCGGTCTCCGCCGTGGCCACCAACCTGGAGGCCCGCAAGGAGCTTGTGGCGCGCCAGCGCGCCATCATCGCCGCTCACGACCGCATCGTCGCCGAGGGCCGGGACATCACCACCGTGGTGGCCCCGGACGCCGACGCGCGCATCCTGCTCACCGCCTCGGAAGAGGCGCGCCTGCGCCGCCGCGGCATCCAGCTGGGTGGCACGCAGTCCGCTGCCGAGCTGGAGACGCAGGTCCTGGCGCGCGACGCCAAGGACTCGACGGTAGTGAACTTCCATGTCGCGGCCGACGGCGTGGCAACCGTGGATTCCTCGGACCTGGATTTCGAGGAAACCGTCACCGCGGTGCTTGCGGCCATCACGGCGCAGGCCCGCTCGTAG
- the der gene encoding ribosome biogenesis GTPase Der — translation MSESLITGDGEEYVPVNDDHIADRLAEISEEEAEQRASVLLSGLEDYELDPEDAELLARLGEDYDDDADEVIPPVLAIIGRPNVGKSTLVNRILGRREAVVEDVPGVTRDRVSYQADWNGRNFTVVDTGGWEHDAKGIHARVAEQAEIAADIADVILFVVDSRVGATATDEAVVKMLRRKKKPVLLVANKVDDANQEADASFLWGLGFGQPWPVSALHGRGAADLLDAVVAKLPEYSAFGGIIPRGGPRRIALIGRPNVGKSSLLNKMAGSERVVVDNTAGTTRDPVDELVELGGEVWRFVDTAGIRRRQHMAQGSDYYASLRTQAALEKAEVAVVLLAVDEVLSEQDVRILQMAIDSGRSLVLAFNKWDLMDDDRRRYLEREIEMDLAHVEWAPRVNISAKTGWHKDKLVPALHTALESWDKRISTGKLNAFLGELVAAHPHPLRGGKQPRILFGTQVSSRPPRFVLFTTGFLDPGYRRFITRRLRETFGFEGTPLEVAMRVREKRQRTK, via the coding sequence ATGAGTGAGAGCCTGATTACCGGCGACGGCGAAGAATACGTCCCCGTCAACGACGACCACATCGCCGACCGCCTGGCTGAAATCAGCGAGGAAGAAGCGGAGCAGCGCGCCAGCGTGCTGCTCTCCGGCCTCGAAGACTACGAGCTTGACCCGGAGGACGCGGAACTTCTCGCGCGACTGGGCGAGGACTACGACGACGACGCCGACGAGGTCATTCCGCCGGTGCTGGCCATCATCGGCCGACCCAACGTGGGCAAGTCCACGCTGGTCAACCGCATCCTGGGCCGCCGCGAGGCCGTCGTGGAGGACGTGCCGGGCGTGACCCGCGACCGCGTGTCCTACCAGGCCGACTGGAACGGCCGCAACTTCACCGTCGTCGACACCGGCGGCTGGGAGCACGACGCCAAGGGCATCCACGCCCGCGTGGCCGAGCAGGCGGAAATCGCCGCAGACATCGCCGACGTCATCCTCTTTGTCGTGGACTCGCGCGTTGGCGCCACCGCCACCGACGAGGCCGTCGTAAAGATGCTGCGCCGGAAGAAGAAGCCGGTCCTGCTGGTCGCCAACAAGGTCGACGATGCGAACCAGGAAGCCGACGCATCATTCCTCTGGGGCCTTGGCTTCGGCCAGCCCTGGCCCGTCTCGGCCCTGCACGGCCGCGGCGCAGCCGACCTCCTGGATGCGGTTGTTGCAAAGCTTCCCGAGTACTCCGCCTTCGGCGGCATCATCCCGCGCGGCGGCCCCCGCCGCATCGCGCTGATCGGCCGCCCGAACGTCGGCAAGTCCTCGTTGCTGAACAAGATGGCCGGTTCCGAGCGCGTTGTCGTCGACAACACCGCCGGCACCACCCGCGACCCGGTCGATGAGCTCGTGGAGCTCGGCGGCGAGGTCTGGCGCTTCGTTGACACCGCAGGCATCCGCCGCCGCCAGCACATGGCGCAGGGCTCGGACTACTACGCCTCGCTGCGTACCCAGGCCGCCCTGGAAAAGGCCGAGGTCGCCGTCGTGCTGCTGGCCGTCGACGAGGTGCTCTCGGAGCAGGACGTCCGCATCCTGCAGATGGCCATCGACTCCGGCCGCTCCCTGGTGCTCGCCTTCAACAAGTGGGACCTGATGGACGACGATCGCCGCCGCTACCTCGAGCGCGAGATCGAAATGGACCTGGCGCACGTCGAGTGGGCACCGCGCGTGAACATCTCGGCGAAGACCGGCTGGCACAAGGACAAGCTCGTTCCTGCCCTGCACACGGCCCTGGAGTCCTGGGACAAGCGCATCTCCACCGGCAAGCTCAACGCCTTCCTGGGCGAGCTTGTAGCGGCCCACCCGCACCCGCTGCGCGGCGGCAAGCAGCCACGCATCCTCTTCGGTACCCAGGTGTCTTCGCGGCCACCTCGCTTTGTGCTCTTCACCACAGGTTTCTTGGATCCGGGCTACCGCCGATTCATTACTCGCCGCCTGCGCGAGACCTTCGGATTCGAAGGAACCCCCCTTGAAGTGGCCATGCGAGTGCGCGAAAAGCGTCAGCGTACAAAGTAG